The following proteins come from a genomic window of Musa acuminata AAA Group cultivar baxijiao chromosome BXJ1-7, Cavendish_Baxijiao_AAA, whole genome shotgun sequence:
- the LOC135678520 gene encoding phospholipid-transporting ATPase 6-like: MARRGRKRDRLRWSKLYSFACVRPTVLLDDEQPSSVQGPGYSRIVHCNRPLLHRKKPLDYRNNYITTTKYNVITFLPKALFEQFRRVANIYFLLAAVLSLTPVSPFTPVSMIAPLAFVVGLSMAKEALEDWRRFIQDMKVNSRKVSVHNGEGQFGYKQWQDIRVGDIVKVEKDQFFPADLLLLSSSYEDGICYVETMNLDGETNLKVKRSLEVTLALDDDEAFRDFTATIKCEDPNPNLYTFVGNFEYERQVYALEPNQILLRDSKLRNTTYIYGVVIFTGHDSKVMQNATSSPSKRSRIEKKMDKIIYVLFTILVLISLISSIGFAVITKNKMPDWWYLRPDDTSSLYDPSRPALSGVFHLVTALILYGYLIPISLYVSIEVVKVLQATFINRDVLMYDEETGNPAQARTSNLNEELGQVDTILSDKTGTLTCNQMDFLKCSIAGVSYGVRSSEVEIAASKQMETEASGTPEHQNGTRDLWEDNRGAYGSSEIELVNGIPSMVDKPRKPVIKGFSFEDDRLLNGNWTKEPTADTILMFFRILALCHTAIPEPNEDTGGFTYEAESPDEGAFLVAAREFGFEFCKRTQTSVFIREKYSPSEEPVEREFKILNLLEFSSKRKRMSVVVRYESGQILLLCKGADSIIFDRLSKNGRLYESDTNRHLNEYGEAGLRTLALAYRVLDESEYSAWNTEFLKAKTTIGPDREAQVERVSDIMERELILVGATAVEDKLQKGVPQCIDKLAQAGLKIWVLTGDKIETAINIGYACSLLRPGMKQICLSTVSNDLLTQDANKAAKENILMQITNAGQMIKLEKDPYAAFALIIDGKTLTYALEDDVKNQFLSLAVDCASVICCRVSPKQKALVTRLVKEGTGKVTLAIGDGANDVGMIQEADIGVGISGVEGMQAVMASDFSISQFRFLERLLVVHGHWCYKRIALMICYFFYKNIAFGLTIFYFEAYTGFSGQSVYDDWYMLLFNVVLTSLPVISLGVFEQDVSSEVCLQFPALYQQGPRNLFFDWYRIVGWMFNGLYTSIIIYFLNIGIFFRRSFRSGGQTADMAAIGTTMFTCIIWAVNVQIALIMSHFTWIQHLFVWGSVATWYLFLLAYGTSTLSGNAYQILVEALGPAPIYWAVTLLVISVCNIPYLLHISYQRALNPLDHHVIQEIKYYKKDLEDQRMWKREKTKARQKTKIGFTARVDAKIMQLRGRLHKKVPSLTVQTV; the protein is encoded by the exons ATGGCACGGAGAGGAAGGAAAAGGGATCGGCTCCGGTGGAGCAAGCTCTATTCGTTCGCTTGCGTCCGCCCCACCGTGTTATTAGATGATGAGCAACCCTCCTCCGTCCAAGGTCCCGGTTACTCCCGCATTGTCCACTGCAACCGACCCTTGCTCCATCGCAAGAAGCCCCTCGATTACCGCAACAACTACATCACCACCACCAAGTACAACGTTATCACTTTCCTCCCGAAAGCCCTCTTTGAGCAGTTCCGCCGCGTAGCCAACATCTATTTTCTCCTCGCCGCAGTCCTCTCCCTCACCCCTGTCTCTCCATTCACTCCGGTGAGCATGATTGCGCCTCTGGCCTTTGTTGTCGGGCTGAGTATGGCGAAAGAGGCACTGGAAGATTGGCGGAGATTTATTCAAGACATGAAAGTCAACAGCCGGAAGGTCAGTGTCCACAACGGGGAGGGCCAGTTTGGCTACAAGCAATGGCAGGATATTCGGGTTGGGGATATCGTGAAGGTGGAGAAGGACCAATTTTTTCCCGCTGATTTGCTTCTACTGTCATCGAGCTACGAAGACGGGATATGCTACGTGGAGACTATGAATTTGGACGGCGAGACAAATTTGAAGGTCAAGAGATCTCTGGAGGTGACTTTGGCTTTGGATGACGATGAGGCCTTCAGAGACTTCACAGCCACCATAAAGTGCGAAGACCCAAATCCTAATCTCTACACTTTTGTGGGTAACTTTGAGTACGAGCGACAGGTCTATGCGCTTGAGCCAAATCAGATTCTGCTGAGAGATTCAAAGCTTAGGAACACCACTTATATCTATGGGGTGGTTATCTTCACCGGTCATGACAGCAAAGTTATGCAAAACGCAACCAGTTCACCCTCTAAGAGGAGCAGAATCGAGAAGAAAATGGATAAAATTATATATGTCCTCTTTACAATTCTCGTACTCATTTCATTGATTAGCTCAATTGGGTTTGCTGTGATAACAAAAAACAAGATGCCGGATTGGTGGTACTTGCGACCAGATGATACATCAAGCTTGTATGATCCATCAAGGCCAGCGTTATCTGGTGTTTTTCATCTGGTCACAGCTCTTATACTTTATGGATATCTGATACCTATTTCGCTCTATGTTTCTATTGAAGTTGTTAAGGTCTTGCAAGCGACCTTCATCAACCGTGATGTTCTCATGTATGATGAGGAGACAGGAAATCCTGCACAAGCTCGAACTTCAAACTTAAATGAGGAGCTTGGGCAAGTCGACACGATTTTGTCAGACAAAACGGGTACTTTGACTTGCAATCAGATGGACTTTTTGAAATGTTCCATTGCTGGAGTTTCGTATGGTGTCCGTTCTAGTGAAGTGGAAATTGCTGCTTCAAAGCAGATGGAAACAGAAGCTTCTGGTACTCCTGAGCACCAAAATGGCACTCGAGATCTTTGGGAGGATAATCGGGGTGCTTATGGATCATCAGAAATTGAGTTGGTAAATGGGATTCCTAGCATGGTTGATAAGCCACGAAAGCCTGTCATAAAAGGCTTCAGTTTCGAAGATGACCGCCTATTGAATGGAAACTGGACAAAGGAACCCACGGCCGACACCATTCTTATGTTCTTCAGAATACTTGCTCTGTGTCACACAGCAATTCCTGAGCCAAATGAGGATACTGGTGGATTCACCTATGAAGCTGAATCACCAGATGAAGGAGCATTTCTTGTTGCAGCTAGGGAATTTGGGTTTGAGTTTTGTAAGCGGACTCAAACTAGTGTATTCATCAGGGAAAAGTATTCTCCTTCTGAGGAACCTGTGGAAAG GGAATTCAAGATTCTCAATCTATTGGAATTTAGCAGCAAAAGGAAGAGAATGTCTGTAGTTGTGCGCTACGAGAGTGGGCAGATTCTTCTTCTTTGCAAGGGAGCTGACAG CATCATTTTTGATAGACTATCAAAAAACGGAAGATTGTATGAGAGTGATACAAACAGGCATCTAAATGAATATGGGGAAGCAGGCTTGCGGACATTGGCACTGGCATATAGGGTGCTGGACGAGTCTGAATATTCTGCTTGGAACACAGAGTTTCTAAAAGCAAAAACCACTATCGGACCCGATAGAGAAGCTCAAGTTGAGCGAGTCTCTGATATTATGGAAAGGGAATTAATTCTTGTTGGCGCAACCGCTGTGGAAGATAAATTACAGAAAGGA GTTCCTCAGTGTATAGACAAGTTGGCACAAGCTGGTCTCAAAATCTGGGTTCTGACAGGTGATAAGATCGAAACTGCAATTAATATAGG ATATGCTTGCAGTTTGCTTAGGCCAGGGATGAAACAAATATGCTTATCCACTGTGAGCAATGACTTATTGACACAGGATGCAAACAAG GCAGCAAAAGAGAACATTTTGATGCAAATAACTAACGCTGGCCAAATGATTAAGCTGGAAAAGGACCCCTATGCAGCATTTGCTCTAATAATTGATGGAAAGACACTGACATACGCCTTAGAGGATGATGTAAAGAATCAGTTTTTGAGTCTAGCAGTCGATTGCGCATCTGTCATATGCTGCCGTGTCTCCCCCAAGCAGAAAGCACTG GTCACTAGGTTGGTAAAAGAAGGTACAGGAAAAGTTACTTTGGCCATAGGCGATGGTGCAAATGATGTAGGCATGATTCAAGAGGCTGATATTGGTGTTGGTATTAGTGGCGTAGAAGGAATGCAG GCTGTGATGGCTAGCGATTTCTCCATTTCACAGTTCAGATTTCTTGAACGACTTCTTGTTGTGCATGGCCACTGGTGCTATAAGAGGATAGCACTCATG ATTTGTTATTTCTTCTATAAAAACATAGCTTTCGGCTTAACAATATTCTACTTTGAGGCATATACTGGCTTCTCTGGGCAATCGGTGTATGATGACTGGTACATGCTTCTGTTTAATGTTGTTCTAACTTCACTGCCGGTCATATCATTGGGAGTCTTCGAGCAAGATGTCTCTTCTGAAGTATGCTTGCAG TTCCCAGCACTGTACCAGCAAGGACCAAGGAACCTGTTTTTTGATTGGTATAGGATCGTCGGTTGGATGTTCAATGGCCTTTACACATCCATCATCATATATTTTCTCAACATTGGTATATTCTTCCGTCGGTCATTCCGCTCAGGGGGACAGACTGCTGATATGGCTGCCATCGGAACGACCATGTTCACCTGCATTATCTGGGCTGTCAATGTACAAATTGCCCTTATCATGAGCCACTTCACATGGATCCAGCATCTCTTTGTGTGGGGCAGTGTTGCTACATGGTACCTCTTCTTGCTTGCATATGGAACATCGACCCTTTCTGGGAATGCCTACCAGATACTCGTGGAAGCGCTCGGACCGGCACCCATCTATTGGGCTGTGACACTTCTTGTTATCTCTGTCTGCAACATACCATATCTGCTCCACATCTCCTACCAGAGGGCCCTCAATCCACTGGATCACCATGTGATTCAGGAAATCAAATactacaagaaggatttggaggaCCAGCGTATGTGGAAGAGGGAGAAGACCAAAGCCAGACAGAAGACTAAGATTGGTTTTACTGCAAGGGTTGATGCCAAGATCATGCAGCTAAGAGGGAGGTTGCACAAGAAAGTCCCATCATTGACCGTTCAAACTGTATGA
- the LOC135678519 gene encoding zinc finger protein GAI-ASSOCIATED FACTOR 1-like yields the protein MEGLVIVEENMSNLTSASGEASASSNQQSSLIATEPSPVKKKRNLPGNPDPDAEVIALSPKTLMATNRFVCEICNKGFQRDQNLQLHRRGHNLPWKLKQRSKEARKKVYVCPEVTCVHHEPCRALGDLTGIKKHFSRKHGEKKWKCDKCSKKYAVKSDWKAHSKICGTREYRCDCGTLFSRRDSFVTHRAFCDALTERSSRVGITSNPIADRHLLQFSHPTASFEPFPLQQPDLQSQFTRFMRATEVGNSPSSSHGLQQEIALKREQQNFDRSDIPPWLNCQAITSLNYFDVMPSSIYPMRLDEAYPHENPVPPPPFFPTDHSATSFPHMSATALLQQAAQMGSTVSRPSDADQMATHDSSAYNATSGFDLGLSSSHQEVSGGRGGGFGQVFAPPALLQDMMLNPVSSTPGFVGSFDDGLVRIPGFKRRQNSFVDGVVRSQGRGEGGGGGGNDGMTRDFLGPRAVFPQGYP from the exons ATGGAAGGGCTGGTAATTGTGGAAGAGAACATGTCCAATCTCACTTCTGCCTCTGGCGAAGCAAGCGCCTCCTCCAACCAGCAATCCTCCCTGATCGCCACAGAGCCAAGTCCGGTGAAGAAAAAGAGGAACCTCCCGGGAAATCCAG ACCCAGATGCGGAGGTAATAGCACTGTCTCCCAAGACACTGATGGCAACCAACAGGTTTGTGTGCGAGATCTGCAACAAAGGATTCCAGAGGGACCAGAACTTGCAGCTCCACAGGAGGGGCCACAATCTCCCATGGAAGCTGAAGCAAAGAAGCAAGGAGGCGAGGAAGAAGGTGTACGTGTGCCCAGAGGTGACATGCGTCCACCATGAACCTTGTAGGGCACTCGGAGACCTCACTGGCATCAAGAAGCACTTCAGCCGGAAGCATggcgagaagaagtggaagtgTGACAAGTGCTCCAAGAAATATGCTGTGAAGTCCGATTGGAAGGCCCACTCCAAGATCTGTGGCACAAGGGAATACAGATGCGACTGTGGCACTCTTTTTTCGAG GAGGGACAGCTTCGTGACTCACAGGGCCTTCTGTGATGCACTGACAGAAAGGAGTTCGAGGGTCGGCATTACATCAAACCCTATAGCCGATCGCCACCTGCTCCAATTCTCTCATCCTACCGCATCATTTGAGCCCTTCCCGCTCCAGCAACCTGATCTGCAGAGCCAGTTCACTCGCTTTATGCGAGCCACAGAGGTCGGCAACAGTCCGTCGAGCAGCCATGGGCTGCAGCAGGAGATCGCACTGAAAAGAGAGCAGCAGAACTTCGACAGGTCAGATATCCCACCGTGGCTGAACTGCCAGGCGATCACTTCTCTGAACTACTTTGACGTGATGCCTTCGTCCATATACCCCATGAGATTAGACGAAGCATACCCTCATGAAAACCCAGTACCTCCACCTCCTTTCTTTCCCACGGACCATTCCGCAACTTCCTTTCCACACATGTCGGCCACTGCATTGCTGCAGCAGGCGGCGCAAATGGGTTCGACCGTAAGTAGACCTTCAGACGCTGATCAGATGGCTACTCACGACTCGTCCGCATACAATGCTACTTCTGGCTTTGATCTCGGCTTGTCCTCCTCACATCAAGAAGTGAGTGGTGGACGAGGAGGTGGTTTTGGGCAAGTGTTTGCACCTCCTGCGCTCCTCCAGGACATGATGCTGAACCCGGTTTCTTCGACTCCAGGGTTTGTGGGTTCTTTCGACGATGGACTTGTAAGGATCCCGGGATTCAAGAGGAGACAGAACAGCTTCGTGGATGGCGTGGTCAGAAGCCAAGGAAGGGGTGAGGGAGGAGGTGGCGGTGGGAATGATGGGATGACAAGAGACTTCTTAGGACCAAGGGCTGTTTTCCCACAGGGATATCCTTGA
- the LOC103991226 gene encoding glutaredoxin-C7-like, producing MEIAASSTQGGLGLGGALTIDGGEAPERRMERLLRESPVVVFSRPGCCMAHVMRRLLEAVGAHPTVIVLEEGETAPGPAAAEVMPALFIGGAAVGGLEGLMALHLGGGLVPLLREAGA from the coding sequence ATGGAGATAGCGGCGAGCTCGACGCAGGGGGGACTGGGGTTGGGAGGGGCGCTGACGATCGACGGGGGCGAAGCGCCAGAGAGGAGGATGGAACGGCTTTTGAGGGAGAGCCCGGTGGTGGTGTTCAGCCGGCCAGGGTGCTGCATGGCCCACGTCATGCGGCGGCTGCTGGAGGCGGTGGGGGCACACCCCACGGTGATCGTGCTGGAGGAGGGGGAGACCGCGCCGGggccggcggcggcggaggtcATGCCCGCGCTATTCATTGGCGGGGCGGCCGTCGGCGGCCTCGAGGGGCTCATGGCGCTCCACCTCGGCGGCGGCCTCGTGCCGCTTCTCCGAGAGGCCGGCGCGTGA
- the LOC135678522 gene encoding IQ domain-containing protein IQM1-like, which yields MGLHLSLLNCSWVELMRSKIFALTETEDVKTITRSASCKQNELHANTELSASLRESLSFKNWHHEQVKLETNLSSKNQYLEDGKKQPNLAQHTKHDTDLELNPAICPLLSPCPTKDLNAAAVKLQKVYKSYRTRRNLADCAVVAEELWWKALDFASLKHSSVSFFIGGKPETAASRWARALTRAAKVGKGLSKNNNAQKLALRHWLEAIDPRHRYGHNLHMYYDIWTKSESKQPFFYWLDIGDGKEVNIAKCPRNKLQQECVKYLGPKERLAYEVIVEDGKLVYKKNRTLVDTTEGSKWIFVLSTIRALYVGQKKKGSFQHSSFLSGGATIAAGRLIVKEGTLKAVWPHSGHYLPTEENFREFISFLEENNVDLTDVKRNPVGYDDDYPSFKLTTSDSMTDSDKGVEVEGESTTHHAGDLSDCEAEERPAYSLRAECHEGNEIETTVESVNHHLRKWTTGVGPRIRCVRNYPTDLQFKALEQVNLSPRSIPSPVGNNGPIPSPRPNSRIMLSPSLAGIHLPSPAISLTLSKHRRC from the exons ATGGGCTTACATCTTTCATTGCTCAACTGCTCATGGGTTGAACTCATGAGAAGCAAGATTTTTGCTTTGACAGAAACTGAGGATGTCAAGACAATCACAAGATCAGCTAGCTGCAAACAAAATGAATTACATGCCAACACTGAGTTGAGTGCTTCTTTGAGAGAATCATTGAGCTTCAAAAATTGGCATCACGAGCAGGTAAAGCTGGAAACTAATTTATCATCCAAGAATCAGTACCTGGAAGATGGCAAAAAGCAACCTAATTTGGCACAGCACACCAAACATGATACAGATCTTGAGTTGAACCCAGCAATCTGTCCTTTGTTGTCCCCATGCCCTACGAAAGACCTCAATGCAGCAGCTGTTAAGCTTCAAAAAGTGTACAAGAGTTATCGAACTCGAAGAAATTTGGCAGATTGTGCAGTTGTTGCCGAGGAATTATG GTGGAAGGCATTGGATTTTGCCTCTCTCAAACACAGCTCAGTATCATTTTTCATCGGTGGAAAGCCAGAAACAGCAGCTTCACGTTGGGCTAGGGCACTAACAAGAGCGGCTAAG GTTGGCAAGGGTTTGTCCAAGAATAACAATGCACAGAAGCTGGCACTCCGACACTGGCTTGAAGCT ATTGATCCCCGTCATCGTTATGGGCACAATCTGCATATGTATTACGACATATGGACTAAAAGTGAGAGCAAACAACCATTTTTCTACTG GTTGGATATTGGTGATGGCAAAGAAGTTAACATTGCAAAGTGTCCTAGAAACAAGCTTCAGCAGGAATGTGTTAAATAtcttggaccg AAAGAGAGGCTGGCTTATGAAGTCATTGTGGAGGATGGAAAGCTAGTCTACAAGAAAAATAGAACATTGGTGGATACTACTGAAGGTTCTAAATGGATATTTGTTCTCAGTACAATCAGGGCATTGTACGTGGGCCAG AAAAAGAAGGGCTCATTTCAACACTCGAGTTTTCTTTCTGGTGGAGCTACGATAGCTGCAGGAAGATTGATTGTGAAAGAGGGAACTCTGAAG GCTGTTTGGCCACACAGTGGACATTACCTCCCAACCGAAGAAAATTTCCGGGAATTTATCAGCTTCCTTGAAGAGAACAATGTTGACCTCACTGATGTCAAG AGAAATCCAGTTGGCTATGATGATGACTACCCTTCATTCAAGTTGACCACGAGTGACTCAATGACAGATAGCGATAAAGGTGTAGAGGTAGAAGGTGAATCTACAACACATCATGCAGGAGATTTGAGTGACTGTGAGGCAGAGGAGAGGCCTGCATACTCTCTCAGAGCTGAGTGCCATGAAGGCAATGAGATTGAGACCACTGTTGAATCGGTGAACCATCATCTTCGCAAATGGACAACCGGGGTTGGGCCTCGCATTAGGTGTGTTCGGAACTACCCAACCGATCTCCAGTTTAAGGCGCTCGAGCAAGTTAACCTGTCACCGAGGTCTATTCCTTCCCCTGTCGGAAACAATGGACCGATCCCGTCACCTCGCCCCAACTCTAGAATCATGCTATCCCCCTCACTTGCTGGCATCCACCTGCCTTCTCCGGCGATCTCTCTTACTCTTTCGAAACACAGACGTTGCTGA
- the LOC135678521 gene encoding BTB/POZ domain and ankyrin repeat-containing protein NPR1-like: protein MEDNYLTAAPAFSVSDISRSVHFAGGASPDPAADVEALRRLSDNLGAAFESPDFELFADARIAVEDGGAPAREVGVHRCVLSARSPFFREVFAEREGALAPVRLELWKLVSGFVVGYDALVTVLGYLYRGRVAPLTKEVCMCVDEECRHEACRPVVDFMVEVLYASFVFQISELVSLFQRHLLDILDKVSIDDIPVILSVANLCDSSCAKLFNKCIEIAVKSDLDIITLEKTMTPDIVKQIMDSRLNLGTVGPESINFSDKHVKRIHGALDNDDVDLVRMLLKEGNTTLDDACALHYAVAYCDSKVTTELLDLELADINHRNIRGYTVLHIAAMRKEPKIIVSLLTKGARTSDLTLDGRKAVQISKRHTKSMEYLKSTEEGQASPKSRLCIEILEQAERRDPQVGEASAFLAIAGDDLRGRLLYLENRVTLARLLFPMEARVAMDIARVDGTLEFTLGSTTSHSTGNQRTSADLNETPFTIKEEHLARMRALSRTVELGKRFFPRCSAVINKIMDDDSTDFAYLQHDASEEKRMRFLELQDALSRAFSEDKEEFNKSALSSSSSSTSVGIVPTQR, encoded by the exons ATGGAAGACAACTATCTCACTGCCGCCCCCGCGTTCTCCGTCTCCGACATCAGCCGCAGCGTCCACTTCGCCGGCGGCGCATCGCCCGACCCCGCTGCCGATGTGGAGGCCCTCCGCCGCTTATCTGACAACCTTGGTGCCGCATTCGAGTCGCCGGACTTCGAGTTGTTCGCCGACGCCCGCATCGCTGTCGAGGACGGCGGGGCGCCGGCGCGCGAGGTCGGAGTCCACCGGTGCGTGCTGTCCGCGCGGAGCCCCTTCTTTCGGGAGGTGTTCGCGGAGCGGGAGGGGGCGCTGGCGCCGGTGAGGCTGGAGCTGTGGAAGCTGGTGAGCGGGTTCGTGGTCGGCTACGACGCCTTGGTGACGGTGCTCGGGTACCTCTACAGAGGGAGGGTGGCGCCGCTGACCAAGGAGGTGTGCATGTGCGTGGACGAAGAGTGCCGGCACGAGGCGTGCCGGCCGGTGGTCGATTTCATGGTCGAAGTGCTCTACGCCTCCTTCGTCTTCCAAATCTCCGAGCTGGTCAGCCTTTTCCAG CGACACCTTCTTGATATTCTTGACAAGGTGTCTATAGATGACATTCCGGTAATCCTCTCTGTCGCTAACCTGTGTGATAGCTCTTGTGCCAAATTATTCAACAAATGCATAGAGATTGCAGTTAAGTCAGACCTGGACATCATTACGCTTGAGAAGACGATGACTCCTGATATTGTCAAGCAAATCATGGATTCACGCTTGAATTTGGGAACAGTAGGACCTGAAAGCATCAATTTTTCTGATAAACATGTCAAGAGAATACATGGGGCTCTCGataatgatgatgttgatttaGTAAGAATGCTGTTGAAGGAGGGGAATACAACACTAGATGATGCATGTGCTTTGCATTATGCAGTGGCATATTGTGATTCAAAGGTTACAACAGAGCTATTAGATCTTGAACTTGCAGATATTAACCATAGAAACATCAGAGGCTATACAGTGCTTCACATTGCTGCAATGCGTAAGGAACCCAAGATCATTGTGTCGCTACTAACAAAAGGAGCTAGAACTTCTGATCTAACATTAGATGGAAGGAAAGCAGTTCAGATCTCAAAGAGACACACCAAGTCCATGGAGTACCTCAAGTCAACTGAAGAAGGACAAGCATCTCCCAAGAGTCGTTTGTGCATCGAGATATTAGAGCAAGCTGAAAGAAGAGATCCGCAAGTAGGAGAAGCTTCTGCTTTTCTCGCAATAGCTGGTGATGACTTGCGGGGAAGATTACTATACCTTGAGAATCGAG TCACTCTTGCAAGATTATTATTCCCCATGGAGGCAAGGGTTGCCATGGACATTGCTCGAGTTGATGGCACATTAGAATTTACCTTAGGGTCTACTACTAGCCATTCTACTGGAAATCAAAGAACTTCAGCGGATCTAAATGAAACACCATTCACGATCAAAGAAGAGCATCTAGCACGTATGAGAGCACTTTCCAGAACAG TGGAACTCGGGAAGCGCTTTTTTCCCCGGTGCTCAGCGGTTATCAATAAGATCATGGATGATGACTCGACAGATTTTGCTTATCTTCAGCATGATGcatcagaagagaagaggatGAGATTTTTGGAACTGCAGGATGCCCTGTCGAGAGCATTCAGCGAGGACAAGGAGGAATTCAACAAGTCTGCTttgtcttcctcatcatcatcaacatcggTCGGCATTGTACCAACACAAAGATGA